One region of Macadamia integrifolia cultivar HAES 741 chromosome 11, SCU_Mint_v3, whole genome shotgun sequence genomic DNA includes:
- the LOC122093989 gene encoding subtilisin-like protease SBT5.4, which translates to MEVFSRIQLFLLPLLLFSMLQRPTFAIKKSYVVYMGSHSHGPEITQSHIDLAAESHYEFLSDFVGGAEEAKESIFYCYTRHINGFAATLEEDKAAEIAEHPRVISVFPNRELKLHTTRSWDFLGLEKNGAVQPGSVWEKARFGEDTIIGNLDGGVWPESKSFSDDGYGPIPLRWKGGCTDTNPSGVRCNRKLIGAKAFNKGYLAAVGNTFNTTRDEDDGHGTHTLSTAAGNFVQNVSIFGFGNGTAKGGSPRARIASYKVCGKPVRNGGCFDADTIAAFDAAIHDGVDILSVSMGDSPTDYINDGVAIGSFHAVKNGILVVASAGNEGPDDGSVSNVAPWLLTVAASTVDRRFPAIVKLGNNKQYNGQSLSPVSLPSDGKMYPLVSGYAAVSKDALDDDAMFCKEGSLDPEVVKGKIVVCMSDENSDVDKGVQALSAGAVGMILVNQNGVVPEAHMLPASHLSRSDGFAVYDYIKSTKSPTANISPATTELGTKPAPMMASFSSEGPNTVTPEILKPDITAPGMSIIAAFTQAVGPSELPHDTRRVAFNSLSGTSMSRPHVAGVAGLVKTLYPHWSPAAIRSAIMTTAITTDNLREPILNSSKMRATPFSYGAGHVRPNSAMDPGLVYDLTTIDYLNFLCAIGYNQSLISLFSGMKLPYTCPNPAVSLLDLNYPSITVPNLSGSATLTRTLKNVGSPATYKVIARPPLGISVLVEPEILKFDSIGQEKTFKLTLKTNQPGFAEDYVFGELKWSDGHHQIKSQIIVKAAAT; encoded by the exons ATGGAGGTTTTCTCAAGGATTCAGCTTTTCCTTCTACCACTCTTGCTTTTCTCCATGTTGCAGAGACCCACGTTCGCCATCAAAAAG TCTTATGTTGTATACATGGGATCACATTCACATGGTCCAGAAATCACACAAAGTCATATTGACCTAGCTGCAGAATCTCATTACGAGTTTCTTTCAGATTTCGTTGGAGG GGCCGAGGAGGCCAAAGAATCGATTTTTTACTGCTACACAAGACATATTAATGGTTTTGCAGCGACCCTTGAAGAAGACAAAGCAGCTGAGATCGCAG AGCATCCCAGGGTCATATCAGTCTTCCCAAACAGAGAACTGAAATTACATACAACCCGATCATGGGACTTTCTTGGACTGGAGAAAAATGGTGCCGTTCAACCTGGTTCGGTCTGGGAGAAGGCCAGatttggggaagatacaattaTTGGGAACCTTGATGGTG GTGTCTGGCCGGAATCGAAGAGCTTTAGCGACGATGGATATGGACCCATTCCATTAAGGTGGAAAGGAGGTTGTACGGATACTAATCCTAGCGGAGTTCGTTGTAACAG GAAGCTGATTGGCGCCAAGGCATTCAACAAAGGATACCTAGCGGCTGTTGGCAACACCTTCAACACCACACGCGACGAGGATGATGGTCATGGGACCCACACCTTATCGACGGCTGCCGGAAACTTTGTCCAAAACGTCAGCATCTTTGGATTTGGTAATGGCACGGCTAAGGGAGGATCACCAAGGGCGCGCATAGCCTCTTACAAGGTGTGCGGGAAGCCCGTCAGAAATGGCGGGTGCTTCGACGCCGATACCATCGCCGCTTTCGATGCCGCCATCCACGACGGCGTGGACATTCTCTCTGTATCCATGGGAGACTCCCCCACCGACTACATCAATGACGGCGTGGCCATCGGCTCCTTCCACGCCGTCAAGAACGGTATCCTTGTAGTAGCTTCTGCCGGAAACGAGGGTCCAGATGATGGTTCCGTTTCCAACGTGGCCCCCTGGTTGTTGACGGTGGCCGCCAGCACTGTGGACCGCCGGTTCCCGGCCATAGTGAAGCTTGGCAACAATAAACAGTATAACGGGCAGAGCCTCTCCCCGGTTTCCCTGCCCTCAGACGGCAAAATGTACCCTCTAGTGAGCGGTTACGCAGCGGTATCAAAGGACGCTTTGGACGACGACGCCATGTTCTGCAAGGAAGGGTCACTGGACCCAGAAGTGGTAAAGGGGAAAATAGTAGTGTGCATGAGCGATGAGAACTCGGATGTGGACAAGGGAGTGCAGGCACTCTCGGCAGGGGCTGTGGGTATGATATTGGTTAACCAGAACGGTGTGGTCCCCGAAGCTCACATGCTCCCTGCGTCACATTTGTCACGGTCGGATGGTTTTGCGGTGTACGATTACATAAAATCTACGAAATCACCTACGGCTAACATCTCACCGGCTACGACGGAGCTGGGGACGAAGCCAGCACCTATGATGGCCTCATTCTCTTCCGAGGGACCCAACACTGTGACTCCCGAGATTCTCAAGCCCGACATCACTGCACCAGGGATGAGCATCATCGCTGCCTTCACCCAAGCAGTGGGGCCCTCCGAACTTCCTCACGATACCAGACGGGTTGCCTTCAACTCTTTGTCAGGAACTTCCATGTCCCGCCCTCACGTCGCTGGTGTTGCTGGCCTTGTCAAGACACTCTACCCCCATTGGAGCCCCGCCGCCATCAGATCTGCCATCATGACAACCG CAATTACAACGGATAATTTGAGGGAGCCGATACTGAATTCATCAAAGATGAGAGCAACACCATTCAGCTATGGAGCTGGACACGTTCGACCCAATAGTGCCATGGATCCTGGTTTGGTCTATGACCTAACCACCATCGACTACTTGAACTTCCTATGTGCCATTGGCTACAACCAATCTCTAATCAGCCTCTTCTCCGGGATGAAGCTGCCTTACACATGCCCGAACCCCGCCGTCAGTCTCCTAGACCTCAATTATCCCTCCATCACAGTACCTAATCTCTCAGGCTCTGCCACTTTGACGAGGACACTGAAGAATGTTGGGTCTCCAGCTACATACAAGGTCATAGCTCGTCCACCCTTGGGGATTTCGGTGTTGGTGGAACCAGAGATCCTGAAATTCGATTCGATTGGACAAGAGAAGACATTCAAACTAACCCTCAAGACTAATCAGCCTGGTTTTGCTGAAGACTACGTTTTTGGCGAGCTTAAATGGTCTGATGGTCATCATCAGATCAAGAGTCAGATTATTGTTAAGGCGGCTGCAACATAG